A genomic stretch from Plasmodium gaboni strain SY75 chromosome Unknown, whole genome shotgun sequence includes:
- a CDS encoding exported protein (hyp5, exported protein family 4) — protein sequence MTFFYVRILNVAIVICLCLFNYKDNATKWKKEIQCCKNNLNFLSFKRCLLQHVVEENIERKGSSVVLLKEKKNEQGRKKKIKKTKRIKPKNENNKNNIVLKNLSDKEINEQENMTNERVENNNINDKEVENNNINDKEFDNISNNIKMEEKYIICKDINSNEINDNQKIQEIKEKLVKDLLKNKNKEIIKKIEIINSDGTMTKIKNSLYSLIFKGVNFWKGLAIYIGALSGAAIAQVILTFILKFAIIYSWSALATYSFISTIIASSSFVGLIILTIIGVIFLLMWLWPSRGKLMGHNNREDKSDT from the exons atgacttttttttatgtaagAATATTAAATGTTGCAATAGTAATATGCTTATGTTTATTCAATTAtaaa GATAATGCTACAAAGTGGAAGAAAGAAATACAATgttgtaaaaataatttaaactttttatcatttaagAGATGCTTATTACAACATGTAGTTGAAGAGAATATTGAAAGGAAAGGCTCATCTGttgttttattaaaagagaaaaaaaatgaacagggacgaaaaaaaaaaataaaaaagacCAAGAGGATTAAACcaaaaaatgaaaataataaaaataatattgtgttaaaaaatttaagtgataaagaaataaatgaaCAAGAAAATATGACTAACGAAAGAGTAGAgaataacaatataaatgataaagaaGTTGAgaataacaatataaatgataaagaatttgacaatatttcaaataatataaagatggaagaaaaatatataatatgtaaaGATATAAATTCAAACGAAATAAATGACAATCAAAAGATTCaagaaataaaagaaaaattagTAAAGGATTtattgaaaaataaaaacaaagaaataattaaaaaaatagaaataattaATTCAGATGGTACTATgacaaaaattaaaaattcaCTATATagtttaatatttaaaggGGTTAATTTTTGGAAGGGCCTAGCAATATATATAGGTGCATTGTCAGGTGCTGCAATAGCTCAAGTGATTTTaacttttattttgaaaTTTGCCATTATTTATTCTTGGAGTGCCTTGGCAACATATTCGTTTATTTCTACAATTATAGCATCTAGTAGTTTTGTAGgattaataatattaaccATTATTGGTGttatttttcttctcaTGTGGTTGTGGCCATCAAGAGGGAAATTGATGGGTCATAATAATAGAGAAGATAAAAGTgatacataa